ATAATTCCACATGTTCAGGAATCATCATTCCACGCCATTTTTTCATTCCACGATCTATATACATGCTGTTCCCACCTTTTTTCTATCTATCTATATTATGAGAACAAATGTTCTTAAAATCAAGAGGATGTTCACAAAATTTCCGAAAGATTGATGGGAAAACTGGATAAAGATTGGTATAAAATAAAAGCAGGGATATTTTTGTGCGTGTGTAAGTAAGTATTATCAAATTTTCATGGAAGGGGTATACAAATGGTTATATATAATAAACTTGTTCGAGATAAGATTCCAGCAATTATTGAAAAGGACGGTTTGGTGTGTAAAACGAAACAATTAAATGAAGAGCAATTTAGAAAAGAAGTAGTATTAAAATTTTATGAAGAACTAGAAGAATACACGCGAGCACATACGGAAGAAGAAGCAAAAGAAGAACTAGCAGATGTCATGGAATTAGTGCAGACCTTAATGGAACTGCATCAAATTAACCCAGAGCAACTAGATATCATCCGACAACAAAAAAATGAAAAATGTGGATC
The genomic region above belongs to Massilibacterium senegalense and contains:
- a CDS encoding nucleoside triphosphate pyrophosphohydrolase; its protein translation is MVIYNKLVRDKIPAIIEKDGLVCKTKQLNEEQFRKEVVLKFYEELEEYTRAHTEEEAKEELADVMELVQTLMELHQINPEQLDIIRQQKNEKCGSFEQKVFLVEVTD